The Styela clava chromosome 2, kaStyClav1.hap1.2, whole genome shotgun sequence genome contains a region encoding:
- the LOC144419933 gene encoding uncharacterized protein LOC144419933 — MVFWFLVVAAILRFIVTVSVLLLDWFCKTEKCCSDCNNPHAQTLIILELLADLVDLAAASIYLAYNKSSKLEESIPGERLCGRFGAAFFVSWIRGALAIIKGFCVRMIKITTSGDDESAQSEDKSRCVNDDEQ; from the exons ATGGTATTCTGGTTTCTGGTTGTAGCTGCTATTCTGAGATTCATTGTAACAGTCAGCGTATTGCTCTTGGACTGGTTCTGCAAAACCGAAAAATGTTGCAGTGATTGTAACAACCCGCACGCCCAAACACTTATAATTTTGGAGTTATTGGCGG ATTTGGTTGATCTTGCGGCTGCCAGTATTTACCTCGCCTATAACAAAAGCTCAAAGCTTGAAGAATCAATCCCGGGAGAAAGGCTATGCGGTAGATTCGGGGCAGCATTTTTTGTTTCATGGATTCGAGGTGCCCTGGCAATTATCAAAGGATTTTGTGTCCGCATGATAAAAATCACAACAAGCGGTGACGATGAAAGCGCACAGAGTGAGGATAAAAGCAGATGTGTAAACGACGATGAACAGTGA